Proteins encoded by one window of Sphingomonas ginkgonis:
- a CDS encoding META domain-containing protein — MPRTSTLIAPALLLAAAAALARPAPPPSNYQYRASGTEPFWTLTIDPARLVFTDRGTGTSISEATPSSAISSNGESYRSGRLAISVTHTDCSNGMSDETYGDTVEVSVDGGKPYRGCGGVFATPRSIVGTSWQVLAVNGRDTPAARRQRAGMAGVDEDGRRRGKRQPRAEDLYTLSFDAKGRFTGLLGCNRLSSRYTANGWNVSVAQPLAATRKACPDMSFETSGSGILARPFAVQLLENERGTLTGAGGTMALRRIY; from the coding sequence ATGCCGAGGACTTCCACCCTGATCGCCCCCGCCCTGCTGCTGGCCGCCGCCGCGGCGCTCGCCCGGCCCGCGCCGCCGCCGAGCAACTACCAGTACCGAGCCAGCGGGACCGAGCCGTTCTGGACGCTGACGATCGATCCCGCCCGGCTGGTCTTCACCGACCGCGGCACCGGGACGAGCATCAGCGAGGCGACCCCCAGCTCGGCGATCAGCAGCAACGGGGAGAGCTATCGCAGCGGGCGGCTGGCGATCAGCGTCACCCACACCGACTGCAGCAACGGGATGAGCGACGAGACCTACGGCGACACGGTCGAGGTCAGCGTCGACGGCGGCAAGCCCTATCGCGGCTGCGGCGGCGTCTTCGCGACCCCGCGCTCGATCGTCGGGACCAGCTGGCAGGTGCTGGCGGTGAACGGCCGCGACACGCCGGCGGCGCGGCGGCAGCGCGCCGGGATGGCGGGCGTCGACGAGGACGGCCGGCGGCGCGGCAAGCGCCAGCCGCGCGCCGAGGATCTCTACACGCTGAGCTTCGATGCCAAGGGGCGCTTCACCGGCCTGCTCGGCTGCAACCGGCTGTCGTCGCGCTACACCGCGAACGGCTGGAACGTCAGCGTCGCCCAGCCGCTCGCCGCGACCCGCAAGGCCTGCCCGGACATGAGCTTCGAGACGAGCGGGAGCGGCATCCTTGCCCGGCCCTTCGCGGTCCAGCTGCTCGAGAACGAGCGCGGGACGCTGACCGGCGCCGGAGGCACGATGGCGCTGCGGCGCATCTACTGA